The following are encoded together in the Humulus lupulus chromosome 5, drHumLupu1.1, whole genome shotgun sequence genome:
- the LOC133778338 gene encoding cytochrome P450 87A3, with protein MWAFLIGALVTISITHWVYRWRNPKCLNGKLPPGSMGLPLLGETLQFFSPNTSSDIPPFIKKRMKRYGPIFKTSLVGRPVVVSTDPDLNHFIFQQEGHLFQSWYPDTFTEIFGKQNVGSLHGFMYKYLKNMVLNLFGPESLKRMLTEVEQATNGNLQHWSTQNIVELKESTARMIFDLTAKKLISYDENNSSENLRENFVAFIQGLISFPLDIPGTAYHKCLQGRKKAMKMLKNLLQERRANLKKERSDFFDYVLEELQKQGTFLTEEIALDLMFVLLFASFETTSLAITLAVKLLTDHPLVLKELTEEHDRIVTNRENADSGVTWKEYKSMTFTFQVINETVRLANIVPGIFRKTLRDIQFKGYTIPADWAVMVCPPAVHLNPAKYEDPLAFNPWRWRGIELNGGSKHFMAFGGGMRFCVGTEFTKVQMAVFLHCLVKKYRWSQIGGGNIVRTPGLQFPNGFQVQIMEKGNGEKDTA; from the exons ATGTGGGCATTTCTGATTGGAGCTTTAGTCACCATAAGCATAACACATTGGGTTTATAGATGGAGAAATCCCAAATGCCTTAATGGGAAACTTCCACCAGGTTCAATGGGATTGCCACTTCTAGGAGAGACCCTCCAGTTCTTCAGTCCCAACACTTCTTCTGATATCCCTCCTTTTATTAAAAAGAGGATGAAAag GTATGGACCCATATTCAAGACCAGTTTGGTTGGAAGACCAGTTGTGGTGTCTACTGACCCAGATCTTAATCACTTCATTTTTCAACAAGAGGGACATTTGTTTCAGAGTTGGTATCCAGACACCTTTACTGAAATCTTTGGAAAGCAAAATGTTGGTTCTTTGCATGGGTTCATGTATAAGTACCTTAAAAATATGGTGCTCAATCTTTTTGGTCCTGAAAGCCTCAAAAGAATGCTCACAGAAGTTGAACAAGCAACCAATGGAAACTTACAGCATTGGTCAACTCAGAATATAGTTGAACTGAAAGAATCAACTGCAAGG ATGATATTTGACTTGACAGCAAAGAAACTGATCAGTTATGATGAAAACAACTCATCTGAGAATCTAAGGGAAAACTTTGTTGCTTTCATTCAAGGATTGATCTCTTTTCCTTTAGACATTCCTGGAACAGCTTATCACAAATGCTTACAG GGTAGGAAAAAAGCAATGAAAATGCTGAAGAACTTGCTACAAGAAAGGCGGGCAAACCTGAAAAAGGAGCGAAGTGATTTTTTTGACTATGTCCTGGAAGAGCTTCAGAAACAAGGAACATTTCTCACAGAGGAAATTGCTTTGGATCTAATGTTTGTGCTACTCTTTGCCAGCTTTGAAACAACTTCCTTAGCTATAACTTTAGCTGTTAAGCTACTCACAGACCATCCATTAGTGCTGAAGGAGTTAACG GAAGAGCATGACAGAATAGTAACCAACAGAGAAAATGCTGACTCTGGGGTTACATGGAAAGAATACAAATCAATGACATTTACATTTCAG GTCATTAATGAAACAGTCAGACTAGCAAATATAGTTCCTGGTATCTTCCGAAAAACACTAAGAGATATCCAGTTTAAGG GATATACAATTCCAGCAGATTGGGCAGTTATGGTTTGTCCCCCAGCTGTGCATCTAAACCCTGCAAAATATGAAGATCCTTTGGCTTTCAATCCTTGGAGATGGAGG GGGATTGAATTAAATGGTGGTTCTAAACATTTCATGGCTTTTGGTGGTGGCATGAGATTCTGTGTTGGAACAGAGTTTACTAAGGTCCAAATGGCAGTATTTCTCCATTGCTTGGTTAAAAAGTACAG GTGGAGTCAAATTGGAGGAGGAAATATAGTCCGGACTCCAGGATTACAATTCCCAAATGGTTTCCAAGTCCAAATCATGGAGAAAGGCAATGGAGAAAAGGACACAGCATAA